The following are from one region of the Pseudohongiella spirulinae genome:
- a CDS encoding CIA30 family protein encodes MMTDNFSSEILDIINTAEWRAVNDDVMGGQSSSLPTVVDDKLHFSGIISLENNGGFASIRSQQHLDLSDFSGLTLRVCGDGRRYQFRLYTDATFHDSKIAYSMSFNTTADQWQDVTVDFSKLKPVFRGRLLSGPAFDAARVEQIGFLLADKQAGKFHLRVAWMRTQSN; translated from the coding sequence ATGATGACCGACAACTTTAGTTCCGAAATCCTGGATATCATCAATACAGCCGAGTGGCGTGCTGTCAATGATGATGTGATGGGCGGACAATCCAGCAGTTTACCCACTGTGGTGGACGACAAGCTTCACTTCTCCGGCATTATTTCGCTGGAAAACAACGGCGGTTTTGCCTCGATTCGATCCCAACAGCACCTGGATCTGAGCGACTTCAGCGGCTTAACACTGCGCGTTTGCGGCGATGGACGCCGTTATCAGTTCCGGCTCTACACCGACGCGACCTTTCATGACTCTAAAATAGCCTATAGCATGAGTTTTAATACCACGGCTGATCAATGGCAGGACGTGACTGTCGATTTCTCTAAACTCAAGCCAGTATTTAGAGGTCGCTTGTTATCCGGACCGGCATTTGATGCCGCCAGGGTGGAACAGATTGGTTTTCTTTTGGCAGATAAGCAAGCTGGAAAATTTCACCTCCGTGTGGCCTGGATGCGGACTCAATCAAATTAA